From Halorubrum salinarum, the proteins below share one genomic window:
- a CDS encoding nucleoside deaminase has product MTDASGDGEFQSLDDLPDDPTDREYVERAIRLSEEAVEAGNTPFGALLVVDGEVVGEAHNETRTEGDVAAHPELTLARWAARELDADELDDCTMYASTEPCPMCATAIHYAGVGRVVFGVDGETLGELSGDVVPIPLEEVIRRADGDTTVEGPVAVESAMAVHDDFFREP; this is encoded by the coding sequence ATGACAGACGCGTCCGGCGACGGCGAGTTCCAGTCCCTCGACGACCTCCCCGACGACCCGACCGACCGGGAGTACGTCGAGCGAGCGATCAGGCTCTCCGAGGAGGCGGTCGAGGCCGGCAATACGCCGTTCGGCGCGCTGCTCGTGGTCGACGGCGAGGTCGTCGGCGAGGCGCACAACGAGACGCGGACCGAGGGCGACGTGGCGGCCCACCCCGAGTTGACCCTCGCGCGCTGGGCGGCCCGCGAGCTCGACGCCGACGAGCTCGACGACTGTACGATGTACGCCAGCACGGAGCCGTGCCCGATGTGCGCGACGGCGATCCACTACGCGGGCGTCGGGCGGGTCGTCTTCGGCGTCGACGGCGAGACCCTCGGCGAGCTCTCCGGGGATGTGGTGCCGATCCCCCTCGAAGAGGTGATCCGGCGCGCCGACGGCGACACGACCGTCGAGGGACCGGTCGCCGTCGAGTCCGCGATGGCGGTCCACGACGACTTCTTCCGCGAGCCGTGA
- a CDS encoding carbohydrate kinase family protein, with the protein MTTGPEAGGDGGGDAADRAADETPAVLSVGAAAIDEWYAVSNLPEPDGGAFASEVTSAFGGVGANVAVALDRLGRDAGLVSRVGDDEYGRRALAYLDETGVDGTHVAVGDAAHTRSLILRDPDGERAIVTAGESFRGLRPDGDALAAMADADVVFLTAYAPDRAARRILDRVESLRAAAADAGDAPPALVFDLSGAVEELVGRGTEPATIHRFLHRADLFVADGVAARAFFGSAAAAVERVAAAQRRAETEADSETGPGTLSRRGPTWPRAVLTRGADGMTAVAGAEASRFDAFDVETVDSTGAGDAFTAGLIDRWLAGEPRGADESRETSADREAVASGVRFAAAVAAINCTSRFTQPGLPTRDEVEAFLAERGFGSDGSP; encoded by the coding sequence GTGACGACGGGACCGGAGGCGGGCGGCGACGGCGGGGGCGATGCCGCGGACCGCGCCGCCGACGAAACCCCCGCCGTCCTCTCCGTCGGCGCCGCGGCCATCGACGAGTGGTACGCGGTCAGCAACCTCCCGGAGCCGGACGGCGGCGCGTTCGCCAGCGAGGTCACCTCCGCGTTCGGGGGCGTCGGCGCCAACGTCGCGGTCGCGCTGGACCGCCTCGGCCGCGACGCCGGCCTCGTCAGCCGCGTCGGCGACGACGAGTACGGGCGCCGCGCGCTGGCGTACCTCGACGAGACCGGCGTCGACGGGACCCACGTGGCCGTCGGCGACGCCGCCCACACGCGCTCGCTCATCCTCCGCGACCCCGACGGGGAGCGCGCCATCGTCACCGCGGGCGAGAGCTTCCGCGGCCTCCGCCCGGACGGGGACGCGCTCGCGGCGATGGCGGACGCCGACGTCGTCTTCCTCACCGCCTACGCGCCCGACCGCGCGGCGCGGCGGATCCTCGACCGAGTGGAGTCGCTCAGGGCGGCCGCGGCCGACGCGGGCGACGCCCCGCCCGCGCTCGTCTTCGACCTCTCCGGGGCCGTCGAGGAGCTGGTCGGGCGCGGTACCGAGCCGGCGACGATCCACCGGTTCCTCCACCGCGCCGACCTGTTCGTCGCGGACGGCGTCGCCGCCCGGGCGTTCTTCGGCTCGGCGGCGGCCGCGGTCGAGCGGGTCGCGGCCGCGCAGCGTCGGGCGGAGACCGAGGCCGACTCCGAGACCGGGCCCGGGACCCTGTCGCGCCGCGGCCCGACGTGGCCCCGCGCCGTCCTCACGCGCGGCGCGGACGGGATGACCGCGGTCGCCGGCGCCGAGGCGTCCCGGTTCGACGCGTTCGACGTCGAGACGGTCGACTCGACCGGCGCCGGCGACGCCTTCACCGCGGGGCTGATCGACCGGTGGCTCGCGGGGGAACCGCGGGGAGCGGACGAGTCGCGGGAGACCTCGGCCGACCGCGAGGCCGTCGCTTCCGGCGTCCGGTTCGCGGCCGCCGTCGCCGCGATCAACTGTACGAGCCGGTTCACGCAGCCCGGGCTCCCGACCCGCGACGAGGTCGAGGCGTTCCTCGCCGAGCGCGGGTTCGGGTCCGACGGGAGCCCGTAG